A window of Streptomyces sp. NBC_01689 genomic DNA:
CTTGGAAATCATCACCGCAGGCCGGGGACGTGGCGGTGGACACGGCGAAGCGGCGGGGCCGGGCGACGTGGTCGCCCGGCCCCGCCGCGTCGCGCCGGCCGTGTCCGCTCAGGTGTACGGGGGTGGGGGGCCCTTCTCCAGGACGGTGCGCAGGGCGGCGAAGGCCTCCTGGAGGGCGGCGAGGGCCTCGCCGATGCGCCAGGCCGCACGGTCGCGGGGGCCGACGGCGTTGGAGACGGTGCGGATCTCCAGTACGGGGATGCCGTGCGCGGCGGCCGCTTCGGCGACGCCGAATCCCTCCATGGCCTCGGCGCCCGCGTCGGGGTGGGCGTGTGCGAGGGCGCGGGCGCGGGCGGCGGTGCCGGTGGCGGTGGAGACGGTCAGGACGGGGGCGTGGGCGGCGCCGAGGGCGCGGGCCGCGGCGGCGGCGAGACGGGGCGGGCAGGTGTGGGTGGTCCTGCCGAAACCGAGGGTGTCGACGGGGAGGAAGCCGTCCGGGGAGTCGGCGCCGAGGTCGGCGGCGACGATGCGGTCGGCGACGACGGCGGCGCCGACCGGTGCGTGGGGGGCGAAGCCTCCGCCGATGCCGGCCGCGACGACGAGGTGGTAGGGCTCGTCGCGCAGGGCCGC
This region includes:
- a CDS encoding futalosine hydrolase, with amino-acid sequence MTPVRLLVVTAVTAEREAAARGLEPAAPPAEHALPGHVLRRTGDGTAPGPLRADLLAGGVGPAAAAAATGAALTAAALRDEPYHLVVAAGIGGGFAPHAPVGAAVVADRIVAADLGADSPDGFLPVDTLGFGRTTHTCPPRLAAAAARALGAAHAPVLTVSTATGTAARARALAHAHPDAGAEAMEGFGVAEAAAAHGIPVLEIRTVSNAVGPRDRAAWRIGEALAALQEAFAALRTVLEKGPPPPYT